In Vitis vinifera cultivar Pinot Noir 40024 chromosome 4, ASM3070453v1, the genomic window GTGCCTATTCTGTTGTTTCTATTCCTTCAAACCTTTCAGTGATTGAATATTCAAGGCCAGACTGGAAGCAAGAGAGGTTggtttttattctctttttctaaTGACGGGGATGAATGGAAAATATCCATGCCATGTATGGATCATGGATGGATGAGATTTATAGGGTTATCAGTGTTTTGACTGCAGGGGGATTTGGGGGTAGAAGATGGCTGTTACCATGAAACAAATGTCAGTTATTGTGACAGCTTTAGGTGTAGCTTCCTTCATATTTGGGATTGTTGCTGAAAATAAGAAGGTTTGTTTCTATTGATTCCTCACCCTTCCTTCCTTTGCTTACAGGGTTGTCAGTTTTTGTTTTGAGAtgcatttttatcttttcaatatcaatttttctatatttctttatcaatttgaagattcCAATGCTGGTGCAAGcctgtttttcaaaatagttttactGTTTTCAAAGGTGTTTTCTaagttcaaaaactatttttctattttaaaggatagaaaactgttttcagTTTGGGGTCATAGTCTTTCTGGCTGGTTTTACACCATGAGGAGCAAATTAAAATATAGAGAAAGGATTGGGAACTTTACATCATACAAAAGtagaaagtgtttttcaaaagcAACtgtcaaaaacaatttttttaaaattgttttttcaaaaagggaaaagttcaataattttttaagactTCCCAATCCATTTGGAAAATTTCAACTTGTTTGTTGATTATAATGAAAGACTTCAAAAGTATCCATCCACCCCTCTGCTTCCTTTCCCACCATTGCAAGTACTGATTATTAAAAATCCTTGCATTACTTCATGCAACTTTCTGTGTGAACAGGTGTAGTACCATACTCCATGGGAGGAAACTCTTCAGTAAGAGTGAAATCAAAgcaaaagactaaaaaaaaaaaaataaaaaataacaaacaaaacaaaaaacaaaaacagaaacaaaagcCCCTTCAGAATTTCTCCTGGGTATCAATTTTATCTTGAATTTGATATAATTTCCATGTTTTCCACAGCCTCCTTCTGGAACTCCTACTGTGGGGACAGGTGTGATTATTTGCAAGTATCAGTCAGATCACACCATTCTTTTGGGCTTTCTCTCCTTTGGATTTCTAGCTGCATCTTCTGCAGCTGGGCTGGGCTCTGTTTTCTACCCCTTCAAAGGAAAATCCATTCCTTACAACGCTTTATTCCGAAACACCACCTTCACTATCTTCTTCAACATTACCCTGTAAGCATAATTTTCTCACCATCCTCTCtgaattttccttcattttcatttttcccatGTTGTTATGAAACCATGCCACAGGGGTTTGGTGGGAATGGCAGCAGCCTTCGTGTTATGGCCAACATTGACAGAGCTACATCACCGGGTCCACAATCTTCATGACAATCTCAAGAAAGAGTGCCCCACTGCTAAGACTGGCCTTATTGGTGGGGGTGGGGTCCTATCCTTCTGTTCATCCCTCTTCTGGCTGATTTCCCTTATGCTAACAGACAATGTAAGAGAGGATTACTTTGAAGAAATGGATCCCCAAGGTGGGTATGGGTATGGCCAGGTGACCACTACCCAGGTTTGAAGAGAAGACAAAAAGGCCAGTTTGATCATTCTTGGGTTATCAACTTCTggattaggaatttgggacttgattctcttttgttttctgttGAGTTAATGGGTTGGAATATATTGAATTTTGGGTTAAGCAAGattgttttgtcttttttttctccCCTTCTGGGGTGTGAATCAAATCTTAAATTTCTGGTTTTGGTCATCCATGGAAGGAAGGAAAAAGCAAGACTTGGAGCAGCCTGTCTTTTTCATCATTAGCTGGAATCAGCTTGGTGTTTATTTAAGTCAATGGGGAAAAAAACTGATGGATTTGCCATTTATTAGACTAGACTGTTCAAAAGACAGAAAGTTTATGACATGTTTGggaaggttttaaaaaatagtttttatgaattgttttttcaaataattttcccatAGAGAAAAAGTTTGTTTAGAAATTTGGAATATTGTAACatatttcttacatttttaaaagataatatttactttatttttaatattttttatacttatatattatttttttaaatgctctaaaaaaaagagttaaaacaattaaattatattctATGAAATACCCTGAAAACAGATTCAAAAAACCAATCTTAAAAATAGTTCCTAAAGAGGAGTTTAGATTTTACCAATTTTATCATAAGGTATATAGCATAGTattttcattattcaaattctttatcatatatttaaacTGTCCAAATCatgtatttatcaaaatattttccttttatatggTATATAATAACTATGGGCACATGAATGAGACTAGGTGAAGGCAACCCATACCTCCTTCCCTTTAAGTGTACTCTTTTTCACTTTTATAGACGAGGTTTTTCTCATGGTCATAGGCTCACTGAAGGCATCACTTGCTTTTATATAAAACAAGAGCTCCACCCacatgtttttcctttttttctttttgggtcaAACCAGCCTTCATTGTAAGTATAATGTGGAGATTGAACTGTTTTTGAAACTTATGTGCAAATTAGCCTATTTGGATCCATGTTAGccagataattttttatttttttatttttttaatttatttcactttttcgTCACCTTTCCCTCATTCTCTCTATCTCGTTCCTCCTTTCAATTCAAAACTGAAGTTTCAATTGATAATTaaggttttagttaaaaatgaaGCCACTTACTAATTATGacttcaatttgaaaataaaatattagttaatAATTGAagtttcaacttaaattttgaaaaaaaaaaaatatttttttatggcatggtttttttttttacgtggCCTAGTTTGAACATAAGTTTTGCAAAGGGGttaaactttatatttttttttctctataagaAGACTATTTTGCCTTAGAACTAGTTTCtcgaagtgtttttagaaaaaaagtgTTTCAAtactacaaataattttttagatttttaaaagtattttctaaattttatcgaacgtctgacttttttttttcaaaaacactttttaaggtGAGGATACTTCATAGGGTTCTGTCAAACAAATtctaaagtttatttatttatttttgtatgtttCAATGATTTTAAGATAGCTTTTATcactttaaaattaattttaaattttttatatcaaaatttggaaaaaaaagtcttaatataaggatttatttgatattttaatataatttattaaaataatttcttattttttttaaataaagccTATTATCTCAccaaacaatattttcttttctgttaTTTTTAAAACGGTTTCCAAATCctataatcaaataaaattttagttgttttctaatattttaaaaatatattttttgaaaaaaaatgacaattataatctaatttgtttttttaaaaaaaaactattttaataaattgcTTTCATTATTTCACAACATCAAAAAACAACCCACGAGGTGGGAATGGACTTCTAAGACTCTAAGGTGTCGTTTTATTGGTTGTTTTGGTCCTTTTGGAGAATTTAAGactcaaaattaataatattttttaatataattaaataataatttatcccGTGGAGGACAGGCCCTTAGAATTCTAATATATGTGAGTTGACTTCAGTATAACTGGATATGAGCCTTTCCTCTTTCTTCTCCACCTACAAGCAAAAGTGAGTATCTGAATCACTGATTCTCCCTCTCTTTGGTTGCCCAGAAAATATCTCTTAGttcaattctcaattttcatGTTATTTTCTCATCTGCCAAACGCTGTcctagtttattttcttttcttttccttttgattctattattttattttgctagTACGCTTCCTTTTTTCCACTGAAGATCTGCTCTCTGGGGAATCTTTCCCCccataaagatttttttttttctctctctgaaTTCAGCTGAAGTGAAATTCTTCGTCATTTTTATTCTGCTAGCACATAGATTGCTTTCTGGGTTATTTTTTTCTCTGGGGAATCTTTCCCCccataaagattttttttttctctctctgaaTTCAGCTGAAGTGAAATTCTTCGTCATTTTTATTCTGCTAGCACATAGATTGctttctgggttttttttttttttttaaaaaaaattttaaattggaaGTGAATTTTAATCtgtattaatatatatttttttttcaatatttagtcCTGAATTTTATCTGTTTTGATATTTCTTTGACTCCATGCTTCAAGTTTTTCGTTATCCAACTATGTAATTGTTGATGGTGGCGATGCTTCTGTGCTTGATTATTGCTAGagagggaaggaaatggaaaaatattctGCTTTGTTTGAGAGACTGTGTATGGTTTTGTAGAATTTCATGttgattttttatcatttaatttgttttagaTCGGTAATTATGCTCTATTAAGGATTTTCCTCCATGCTTCCTTAGGGTTATTAGGTTTTTGTGTGAAGGAAAGGCTCTAATATGATCTTAAAAGCATGGGATTGTGTGCTGTAAGCCTGTAACTAGTGGTTTAGTTGTTTGAATTTGAAGATTGATTCTGATTGGAACCCTTTTGATTTCGCTTTTTCCATTTCATTGTTCTCGTTTGAATCCTCTTTGATGGTCTCCTAAATTTTATGCTTTTTTGTTGCAAGGTGTTTGTGAATTTGTTTCTTCAGGTGTGATGGCAGCTACTATCAAGCAGATGTCCATCATTGTGGCAACGCTTGGAACATTGTCCTTCATGTTTGGAGTAATTGCTGAAAATAAGAAGGTACTCCTAAGTAAAGAACCTTTGATATCATGTTATTTGATTGAAAGGGTTTCGGGATTTCACTTAACTTCTTAACAATTGTTTATGATCATCAATTTTTATGTCATTTCAAGGACCTGTTTAAGCTAAAATCAGCTAGTGGAGGACATATGATAGacagattttcaaaattctttagTAGAACATGCTATTTAGATTGGGAGATCCCTTGATTGTTGGATTTGAATGTCTTGGTCTCTGTTGGCGCTCCCCAAATTCTAGTACATATGTATTTGAACTTTCTTCTGTTATGGTTTTCTGTTGGCATGTCTGCACAGACATCCAGCTACAAACAATGAATATAGtggtttcatttttctttttggccgAAATGTAGATAATTCCATTTTGTCTGGCCCTACTTGAACACCATCTTTAGCTTTTGGTGATAGCCTGAGTGTAAGCTCTGAAGGATGGCTGCAAGTGCACTAATTGTTGAATGCAAATGGCAAAACcctttgtttttctacttttgtcCATGAAAGCGTTTTTTTCATTCTAATAGCTATGGACTTGATTACCAATTTATATTTGCTTTCCATTTTGGGTTTCCACAGCCAGATTCTGGAACTGCAACTCTACGGGAAGGTGTTGTAATTTGCAAATATTCGTCGGATCCTACTGTTGTCTTGGGGTATCTGTCAGTTGCGTTTCTAGTTGCATCTACTGTGGCTGGGTATTTGTCTCTATTTTACCCGTACAAAGGAAGATCTATTCCACAAGCTGCTTTGTTTCGAAGCACCAGCTTCCTTGTATTCTTCAATATCGCTTTGTAAGTATACTTTCCTCAGTTTTCTGTGTTGCATTTTGATCACTGAAGAGTTTAGAAGGGCCATATAACAAGAAAGCTTGTAAGAAAATCTAATAAAATTCCCTGTTTACTTCTTCTGAGTAAGAAAAGacttcaaaatgaaaaagagccCAGGAAATTACTGTTTAATATCTAGAATTAGGGATATACATTTTTGGCCTTTAGAGCTCATAAGGGGTAAAGTTATTTTCAACCATCAACAGGGAAATGGTAATGCTAGCTTTTCAGGAGAAGGAATATTAGAAAGGCTTTTGGAGATCTTCCTGTCACCAATTGCAGTCTTTTATTAATAGTCTTTTATTAATACCCATGAGCCCAATTATCCACCAACTAAGGAAGCAACAAAAAAGATTGTATTGGCTAATTCTACACAAACCCTTCACTAACTATTTGCATAACAGAGTCATGATGCTGTAGCGAAGCTTCATGAAGTGAAATTGGTGGTGTTGGGAAAAACCCTAATCCGAGAAGATAAAGATTTTATTGATGTAGAATACTAGTAAACATTAGAAGAACAAAACTGACTGCAAGTTCACCTGATTTTAGTTATTGACTTTGAAAGTAGCAGAGAGCCCTAGTAAAAGGCTTAGTGATGTGAGCAAGACACCTAAGAACTGTCTTCAAGCTTCATATAACTCACACCAATACACATTGGGGTGGCACACACAATGTTagataaaatctaaaaaaagattattaaatcactttcaTTTGTAAATTTAAGCTGTGTTTTCTGTCTTCTTGATGGTGATAAAACCACAGGGGTATGGCTGGATTGGCAGCAGCAATGTTGTTATGGCCAACAATCACAGAGCAACTTCACTTGATACGCAACGTTCATCACAACCTGAACACTACATGCCCCACTGCCAAGACTGGTCTCCTTGGTGGCGGTGCCTTCATAGCCCTCGATGCTTCCCTCTTCTGGTTGGTTTCCCTAATGTTAGCTGACAATGTGCGAGAGGACTACTTTGAAACAGTGGAAAAGGACCCTAAGGGTGAACAAAGCGAGGTTCTCACAAATGAATATAGTTCAAATGTACCTGTAAAGGGCATTGCTTAAAATGTCCCCAATCCTGATGGCCATAACAACTTATGTCTTCTTTCTGTTTGGGTTGGAAACGTTTCCTTCACATATTATTAGTATACTTCCCACTTATTAGCAATGAAGCAACTTATGTAATGGACCTCAAATGTTTCGAAATATCTTTGTTTTGTTCACACTCCTCACCGTTCCTACCAGGGCATGGGGGTTCACATCCTACAAGTTGTTCTCATAGGTTCTCTGAAGTCACCCCCATGCGATCCCTTTCTTATCAAAGACTCACCTAGTTACTTTGGGATTATTTGTTGATAGTGGACGCTTCACTTTGTCTGCGGTCCATGACTCCGTTGCTTTCTATTACTGGCTGTCTAACTTGCGGAATCCGCTTGTACAGGTTGTAAAGTTTTGCGGGTGGGCTATGACTATACGAGTATCAATTTCCCATTAGACGGTGGGATTCATACGGCTCGTTggaaagtgattttgaaaagggTTAAAAAGGtcctataatatttttaaaatccgtAGAATttctttaggctatgtttggttcccataaaatttgaagaaaaatgcaaggaaaataaaatacaaaagaaaaataaaaaaaaaaagaaaaagtgaaagaaaataaaaaaatagattaaaagttgataaattattatttttgttactttaaatccattttctttattttaattcatcaatataaagattaaataattttaaaatatacaagtttttaattagttttaattatattttattttctttgatattttttataggacaatcaaacatgaaaaaattattttcctttacatttttttctttccttaatattttccagaaccaaacataaccttaaggatttttgaataataacttgatggataatttttttttatatgatatattatcaaaagtacattttttggtttatatttaaatataaaggaTTCTTTTTAAAGAAATGCCCACTGCCCATTTGTCATGTACCACATCATCTCCTCTCCTTTCAGCTCTTACACTGGA contains:
- the LOC100266365 gene encoding uncharacterized protein LOC100266365, with translation MAVTMKQMSVIVTALGVASFIFGIVAENKKPPSGTPTVGTGVIICKYQSDHTILLGFLSFGFLAASSAAGLGSVFYPFKGKSIPYNALFRNTTFTIFFNITLGLVGMAAAFVLWPTLTELHHRVHNLHDNLKKECPTAKTGLIGGGGVLSFCSSLFWLISLMLTDNVREDYFEEMDPQGGYGYGQVTTTQV
- the LOC100247379 gene encoding uncharacterized protein LOC100247379 translates to MAATIKQMSIIVATLGTLSFMFGVIAENKKPDSGTATLREGVVICKYSSDPTVVLGYLSVAFLVASTVAGYLSLFYPYKGRSIPQAALFRSTSFLVFFNIALGMAGLAAAMLLWPTITEQLHLIRNVHHNLNTTCPTAKTGLLGGGAFIALDASLFWLVSLMLADNVREDYFETVEKDPKGEQSEVLTNEYSSNVPVKGIA